A part of Bacillus rossius redtenbacheri isolate Brsri chromosome 1, Brsri_v3, whole genome shotgun sequence genomic DNA contains:
- the LOC134527886 gene encoding transcriptional activator cubitus interruptus-like, which translates to MDHLYSSLQHSSPAASSLHGLGLPADYLSSRAFADLPAATSTVGSSEFPFSIDGSRLTSPRPGSLRQSRKRALSSSPYSDSFDISSMIRFSPNSLVSIVNGSPSSSASGSYGHLSAGTVSPALGLHPGMAPHLQQLQAHLLRTAGGLLPPLAALAPHQPQPQPPGLLALPHPHVPTPVHSIAKSEEL; encoded by the exons GATTGGGCTTGCCTGCGGACTACCTCAGCTCTCGCGCGTTCGCGGACTTGCCAGCCGCCACCTCTACGGTTGGCAGCTCCGAGTTTCCATTCTCTATTGACG GCTCTCGACTCACAAGCCCTCGCCCAGGCAGCCTCCGTCAGAGTCGCAAGCGAGCTCTCTCCTCATCGCCCTACTCTGATTCATTTGACATCAGCTCGATGATACGCTTCTCTCCGAACTCGCTGGTCTCCATTGTCAATGGTTCTCCAAGTTCCAGTGCCAGTGGTTCGTATGGCCACTTGTCGGCTG GCACCGTGAGTCCTGCGCTCGGCCTGCACCCAGGGATGGCGCCTCACCTACAGCAGCTACAGGCACACCTGCTGCGAACTGCAGGGGGCCTGCTGCCCCCCTTGGCCGCCCTGGCGCCCCATCAGCCCCAGCCCCAGCCCCCAGGACTGCTCGCGCTGCCCCACCCTCATGTCCCGACGCCAGTGCACTCCATCGCCAAGTCTGAG gaattATAA